The Pseudomonas baetica genome includes a region encoding these proteins:
- a CDS encoding amidotransferase: MSLRICILETDILRPELVDQYQGYGQMFQRLFSQQPIAAEFTVYNVMQGEYPSDEQTFDAYLVTGSKADSFGTDPWIQTLKHYLLSRYERGDKLLGVCFGHQLLALLLGGKSERATQGWGVGTHNYKLAAKAPWMSPVREELTLLISHQDQVTALPENATVIASSDFCPFAAYHINDQVLCFQGHPEFIHDYSRALLDLRQEALGTQIYSKGVASLEQEHHGATVAEWMMRFVAHKPDTVQS, encoded by the coding sequence ATGTCGCTACGCATCTGCATTCTGGAAACCGACATCCTGCGTCCGGAACTGGTCGATCAATATCAGGGTTACGGGCAGATGTTTCAGCGCCTGTTCTCGCAGCAGCCTATTGCTGCCGAGTTCACCGTGTATAACGTGATGCAGGGCGAATACCCGAGTGACGAGCAGACCTTCGATGCGTATCTGGTCACCGGCAGCAAGGCCGATTCATTCGGTACCGATCCGTGGATTCAGACCCTCAAGCACTACCTGCTGAGCCGCTACGAGCGTGGCGACAAACTGCTTGGCGTGTGTTTCGGCCATCAACTGCTGGCGCTGCTGTTGGGTGGCAAAAGCGAACGTGCGACGCAGGGTTGGGGCGTCGGCACACACAACTACAAACTGGCGGCCAAAGCGCCGTGGATGAGCCCGGTGCGCGAAGAGCTGACGCTGTTGATCAGCCACCAGGATCAGGTCACCGCGCTACCGGAAAACGCTACGGTGATTGCCTCCAGTGACTTCTGCCCGTTTGCGGCATATCACATCAACGATCAGGTGCTGTGCTTCCAGGGGCACCCGGAATTCATTCACGACTATTCGCGTGCGCTGCTGGATCTGCGCCAGGAAGCGTTGGGTACGCAGATCTACAGCAAAGGCGTGGCCAGCCTGGAGCAAGAGCACCATGGCGCTACCGTTGCGGAGTGGATGATGCGGTTTGTCGCGCACAAGCCAGATACTGTTCAGAGCTGA